A section of the Clostridium sp. TW13 genome encodes:
- a CDS encoding helix-turn-helix domain-containing protein, with product MKKIDKLRINEVCIKMELEFGQCLNILLVFRGWSASKLAKEINVDPSYVRRWVRGERIPSLQSEYINKISHAFLHRNQSDSCKANFINELSSIGIYLDNDKEFSILLKEVLKASQIYSLSLNKASKKNETNEKDILGLLECIKTHNTSNLQKGHPYNLSIKKDTIMKFISGRENVLSSFIMLLKKAANNKTLLEKEIYITFQSETNYFEGTPELYSIWTSIIRILLENGWTIHYLYRLNRNTERSLKLVKEIIEWCGFSNKFFPSYFVKYGVENPPVDFIIVKGLGAMHCFGADSNQFVDSAFFYDQSESIDAIYKHVMKMYRQTRSLMTMYNNIEKYWEVVTNKDRYPGDLFVQTSELYSLTIPISLWKKYIDRSIEKEYERKLHLERLNKRIKLFYQDIIKYKVRYFVDLECLLHMIKTGQYLYFNEYQKPELEDIYTHLQYIIYLLETYENFELGILTEKYAKLFQGVHWEVKADTVIISTFDLINNNYIIHYTITEETMANAFHDYYLELWEQIPPKYKDKELVIAWFKDQAQWYKSNILNI from the coding sequence ATGAAAAAGATTGATAAATTAAGAATAAATGAGGTTTGCATAAAAATGGAGTTAGAATTTGGACAATGTCTTAATATATTATTAGTTTTTAGAGGGTGGTCTGCTAGTAAGCTAGCTAAAGAAATTAATGTAGATCCATCCTACGTAAGACGATGGGTTCGCGGTGAAAGAATTCCATCTCTTCAATCAGAATATATAAATAAAATCTCCCATGCTTTTCTGCACAGAAATCAATCAGATAGCTGCAAAGCCAATTTTATAAACGAATTAAGTAGTATAGGTATTTACTTAGACAACGATAAGGAATTTTCTATTTTATTAAAAGAGGTTTTAAAGGCTTCTCAAATATACTCATTATCATTAAATAAAGCTTCAAAGAAAAATGAAACTAATGAAAAAGACATTCTAGGACTCTTAGAATGTATAAAAACTCATAATACTTCTAATTTACAAAAAGGTCATCCATATAATTTATCAATTAAAAAGGATACTATTATGAAATTTATAAGCGGAAGAGAAAACGTTCTTAGCTCTTTTATTATGCTTTTAAAAAAAGCAGCTAATAATAAAACATTACTAGAAAAAGAAATATATATAACTTTTCAAAGTGAAACTAATTATTTTGAAGGAACCCCTGAACTTTATAGTATATGGACAAGTATTATAAGGATTCTATTAGAAAATGGATGGACGATACATTATCTTTATCGATTAAATAGAAATACAGAAAGGTCGTTAAAACTTGTTAAGGAAATTATAGAATGGTGTGGTTTTAGCAACAAATTTTTTCCCTCCTACTTTGTAAAGTATGGAGTTGAGAATCCTCCTGTTGATTTTATAATTGTAAAGGGGCTTGGAGCTATGCACTGTTTTGGAGCAGATAGTAATCAATTTGTTGATAGTGCCTTCTTCTATGACCAGTCTGAAAGCATTGATGCAATTTATAAACATGTAATGAAGATGTATCGTCAAACCCGTAGTCTTATGACCATGTATAATAATATTGAAAAATACTGGGAAGTAGTTACTAATAAAGATAGATATCCCGGAGACCTCTTTGTTCAAACCTCAGAACTATATTCTTTGACAATACCCATTTCTTTGTGGAAAAAATACATTGATAGGTCTATTGAAAAAGAATACGAACGAAAACTGCATCTAGAACGGCTTAATAAAAGAATTAAGTTATTCTATCAAGATATTATTAAATATAAAGTTAGGTATTTTGTAGATTTAGAATGTTTGCTTCATATGATAAAAACTGGACAATATCTTTATTTTAATGAATACCAAAAGCCAGAATTAGAGGATATATATACCCATTTACAGTATATAATATATTTACTTGAAACCTATGAAAATTTTGAATTAGGTATTTTAACTGAAAAATATGCAAAGCTTTTTCAAGGAGTTCATTGGGAAGTAAAGGCAGATACTGTTATTATATCAACCTTTGATTTGATTAATAATAATTATATTATACACTACACCATTACAGAAGAAACTATGGCTAATGCTTTTCATGATTATTATCTAGAACTATGGGAACAGATTCCACCGAAATATAAGGATAAAGAATTAGTAATTGCTTGGTTTAAAGATCAGGCACAATGGTATAAAAGTAATATTTTAAATATTTAA
- a CDS encoding FMN-binding protein: MKKKYLIMIAILVTVSSSLGCQSKNVAEGEKNKYKNGTYEAKTDAGTEGFHSEATLKISNNKISDVQWKIVDQNGRVFDKTYEEVYPNSALYQQQCRSDYKGAITYGPKLIQTQDIDKVDAVSGATWSYNKFVEVVSKALDKAEK; this comes from the coding sequence ATGAAAAAGAAATATTTAATTATGATTGCAATTTTAGTGACTGTAAGCTCAAGTTTGGGTTGCCAAAGTAAAAATGTTGCTGAAGGAGAAAAAAACAAGTATAAAAATGGAACCTACGAAGCAAAAACAGATGCTGGCACTGAGGGATTTCATAGTGAAGCAACTTTAAAAATAAGCAATAATAAAATATCTGATGTTCAATGGAAAATCGTTGATCAAAATGGACGAGTTTTTGATAAAACCTATGAGGAGGTTTACCCAAATTCTGCATTATATCAACAACAATGCAGAAGTGATTATAAAGGAGCTATAACCTATGGCCCCAAATTAATCCAAACTCAAGATATAGACAAAGTAGATGCAGTTTCAGGCGCAACTTGGTCATATAACAAATTCGTAGAAGTTGTTTCCAAAGCACTTGACAAAGCTGAAAAGTAA
- a CDS encoding FAD:protein FMN transferase → MCNYYSNQFYCMGTIIQQSILHENAEYIYETVETKMKRIENIMSFFLPQSDVSKINDSAGKSSVKVNVDTLTVIKNAVYFSEITNGAFDITLAPLIKLWGVFTQTPQIPSKKEIKEKLPLINYKDILIDEQLQTVMLLKPEQKIDLGAIAKGFAADRAIEIYKSFGVTSALINIGGNVKVLGKNKENKDWKIGIQDPFRPRGQYLGIVKLQNKSVVTSGAYERYFQQGNTRYHHILDPKSGCSSKSNLISATVISGESIAADALSTACFVLGLEKSLEIINTLKGIDAIFITENKDVYVTNEIINNFVLTSNK, encoded by the coding sequence ATGTGTAATTATTATAGTAACCAATTTTATTGCATGGGAACAATAATTCAGCAATCAATCTTGCACGAAAATGCTGAATACATCTACGAAACTGTTGAAACAAAAATGAAACGAATTGAAAATATTATGAGCTTTTTCTTACCTCAAAGTGATGTAAGTAAAATAAATGATTCTGCTGGTAAAAGTTCAGTTAAAGTTAATGTAGATACTTTAACTGTTATAAAAAATGCTGTGTATTTTTCAGAAATAACTAATGGTGCCTTTGATATTACATTAGCCCCACTAATTAAGCTATGGGGAGTTTTTACCCAAACTCCCCAAATACCTTCCAAAAAAGAAATTAAAGAAAAATTACCCCTAATAAATTACAAAGATATATTAATAGATGAACAATTGCAAACAGTAATGCTTTTGAAACCAGAACAAAAGATAGATTTAGGTGCTATTGCTAAAGGATTTGCAGCTGATAGGGCTATCGAAATATATAAAAGTTTTGGAGTTACGTCAGCATTAATAAACATAGGTGGAAATGTTAAAGTTTTAGGGAAGAATAAAGAAAATAAAGACTGGAAAATTGGCATACAAGATCCATTTAGACCTAGAGGCCAATATTTAGGAATAGTAAAACTACAAAATAAATCTGTTGTAACTTCTGGAGCTTATGAAAGATACTTTCAACAGGGTAATACTAGATACCACCATATTTTAGATCCTAAGTCTGGGTGCTCTTCTAAATCAAATTTAATAAGTGCTACTGTTATTTCAGGAGAATCAATCGCTGCTGATGCCCTATCAACAGCTTGCTTTGTCCTTGGTTTAGAGAAATCTCTAGAAATAATTAACACTCTAAAGGGTATTGATGCTATATTTATAACAGAAAATAAAGATGTCTATGTAACAAATGAAATTATAAATAATTTTGTTCTAACCTCAAATAAATAA
- a CDS encoding GNAT family N-acetyltransferase, translating to MRIETERLILIPMDYDFIVSKLEKRESLLEKNGVKINEEYFYSSDIIDILPMMKEEVSKNGVDGFGPWLIILKDTNRIIGSCGCHGAPDENKEVEIGYGIDADSRRKGYASEAIKAFIAWLIENKDLNAILADCNLDNSASAGVLKNNHMVETKRDDKLIYWKLEVK from the coding sequence GTGAGAATTGAAACTGAAAGATTAATTTTAATACCAATGGATTATGATTTTATTGTTAGTAAGCTAGAGAAAAGAGAAAGCTTATTGGAGAAGAATGGAGTAAAAATAAACGAAGAGTATTTTTATAGTTCTGATATCATAGATATTTTACCTATGATGAAGGAAGAGGTGTCTAAGAACGGTGTAGATGGCTTTGGACCTTGGCTAATTATTTTAAAAGATACTAATAGAATCATTGGAAGTTGTGGATGTCATGGAGCACCTGATGAAAATAAAGAAGTTGAGATAGGGTATGGCATAGATGCTGATTCTAGAAGAAAGGGTTATGCTTCTGAAGCTATAAAAGCTTTTATAGCTTGGTTAATTGAAAACAAAGATTTAAATGCTATATTAGCTGATTGTAATTTAGATAACTCAGCCTCTGCAGGAGTATTGAAAAACAATCATATGGTAGAAACTAAAAGAGATGATAAATTAATCTATTGGAAGTTGGAAGTTAAATAA
- a CDS encoding PadR family transcriptional regulator — protein sequence MAREQFQNLTEPMYYILMSLLEERCGVDIMDSVDKISKGRVSVGPGTLYALLGKFEKESMIRETEVQGRKRSYIITDKGKEILLEEYKRLISLVEDGKMYMGERL from the coding sequence ATGGCAAGGGAACAATTTCAAAACTTAACAGAACCGATGTATTACATACTGATGTCTTTACTTGAGGAACGGTGCGGAGTAGATATCATGGATTCAGTAGATAAAATTTCAAAAGGGCGTGTAAGTGTTGGTCCAGGAACTTTATATGCTCTTCTAGGTAAGTTTGAAAAAGAAAGTATGATAAGAGAAACTGAAGTGCAAGGTAGAAAAAGAAGTTACATAATTACTGACAAAGGAAAAGAAATATTATTGGAGGAATACAAAAGATTAATTTCGCTAGTGGAGGATGGAAAGATGTATATGGGGGAGAGATTATGA
- a CDS encoding DUF2281 domain-containing protein — MTLAEKLLQVVEDISDEKLSEVIDLAEYLKLKEEKETKDLINNIVDKYDEALKELAK; from the coding sequence ATGACATTAGCAGAAAAATTATTACAAGTTGTTGAAGATATTTCTGATGAAAAATTATCTGAGGTTATTGACCTTGCTGAATATCTTAAATTAAAAGAAGAAAAAGAGACTAAAGATTTAATCAATAACATAGTTGATAAATATGATGAAGCTCTAAAGGAGTTAGCGAAATAA
- the dapA gene encoding 4-hydroxy-tetrahydrodipicolinate synthase: MKVQGIYIPLITPFANDKVDFDSYKRMLDYYIGKEINGIIPLATTGEIPTISEYEYEEIIEKTMEYNNNRLPVFIGLGGNNTKEVINKLKIVEKYKVDGILSVCPYYSRPDQRGIYEHFLKISEATALDIVLYNIPYRTGRNIENDTIYKLAELKNIVGVKDSCGDIKQTTDLLLNPPKDFSIMTGEDILFYTNLVYGGDGGIMASSHLRTDEFVEVYKAIKDNNHKVALDKWKELAKFIPMLFEEPNPAPIKYCLSKLGLINSDEVRLPLVEITDTLKNKLDKALSL; the protein is encoded by the coding sequence ATGAAAGTTCAAGGTATTTACATTCCACTTATAACACCTTTTGCTAATGATAAGGTAGATTTTGATTCCTATAAAAGAATGCTTGATTACTATATAGGTAAAGAAATCAATGGGATTATTCCTTTAGCAACTACAGGAGAGATTCCAACCATTTCTGAATATGAGTATGAGGAAATAATAGAGAAAACTATGGAATATAATAATAATCGACTTCCAGTGTTTATTGGTCTAGGTGGAAATAATACTAAAGAAGTTATAAATAAGCTAAAGATAGTAGAGAAGTATAAGGTGGATGGAATACTATCAGTATGTCCATACTATAGTAGACCAGATCAGAGAGGAATATATGAACATTTTCTAAAGATTTCAGAGGCCACTGCTTTGGATATTGTTCTATACAACATACCATATAGAACAGGTAGAAATATAGAAAATGATACTATATATAAACTTGCAGAATTAAAAAATATTGTTGGAGTTAAAGATTCTTGTGGAGACATAAAACAAACAACTGATTTGCTTCTCAACCCACCTAAGGATTTTTCAATAATGACTGGAGAGGATATATTGTTTTATACAAACTTAGTTTATGGAGGGGATGGTGGTATTATGGCATCTTCGCATCTAAGAACAGATGAGTTTGTTGAAGTTTATAAGGCAATTAAAGATAATAATCATAAAGTAGCCCTTGATAAGTGGAAAGAGTTAGCTAAGTTTATTCCAATGCTATTTGAAGAACCTAATCCTGCTCCAATTAAATATTGCCTAAGTAAACTGGGACTTATTAATTCTGATGAGGTGAGATTACCTTTAGTTGAGATAACAGATACTTTAAAGAATAAGCTTGATAAAGCTTTATCTTTGTAA
- a CDS encoding DUF4037 domain-containing protein, giving the protein MGYSIKDKIASLLGEVSSLSLINAIGQTGDINFIPKAGESDIDIFVFGQEIPSYEQRKVIYDKNSDLYEECSMNVCEGGVWGTGDVFIIDGVETMLMYFTIDETLQYVSDVLEGKRLDSVEGFYPVGRCATLKNINIIYDEDKFLSSLKEELSIYPQSLAKQMAEFHMSRVNDEEDFNRALLRKDVIFYHQVLEASIDHYLQALYAVNKTYYPSRKRTKQYIDSFEMKPVDCYKRLLEVIKFGADPEQLEKSYNEWCNLVKDLKNITNI; this is encoded by the coding sequence ATGGGATATAGTATAAAAGATAAAATAGCAAGTTTGTTAGGAGAAGTTTCTAGTTTAAGCTTAATAAATGCAATAGGACAAACTGGTGATATTAACTTTATTCCTAAAGCAGGTGAAAGTGATATTGATATATTTGTGTTTGGGCAAGAAATTCCAAGTTATGAACAGAGAAAAGTTATATATGATAAGAATAGTGATTTATATGAAGAGTGTTCTATGAATGTTTGTGAAGGAGGAGTTTGGGGAACAGGAGATGTATTTATTATAGATGGTGTTGAAACAATGCTAATGTACTTTACCATTGACGAAACTTTACAATATGTATCAGATGTTTTAGAAGGGAAAAGGTTAGATAGCGTTGAGGGGTTTTATCCAGTTGGTCGTTGTGCAACATTAAAAAATATTAACATTATTTATGATGAAGATAAATTTTTGAGTTCTTTAAAAGAAGAGCTTTCTATATATCCCCAATCATTAGCAAAACAAATGGCAGAATTTCATATGAGTAGGGTGAATGATGAAGAAGATTTTAATAGGGCTTTACTAAGAAAAGATGTTATATTTTATCATCAAGTTCTTGAAGCGTCCATTGATCATTATTTACAAGCATTATACGCAGTTAATAAAACATATTATCCAAGTAGAAAAAGAACTAAACAATATATAGATTCTTTTGAAATGAAACCTGTGGATTGTTATAAGAGGTTACTTGAAGTGATTAAATTTGGAGCAGATCCAGAACAGCTTGAAAAATCATATAATGAGTGGTGTAACTTGGTTAAAGATTTAAAAAATATCACTAATATTTAA
- a CDS encoding GNAT family N-acetyltransferase, producing MNCELIKENGTKDIIEVDSRLSTERLILLPLYPHQLALAVDDYSKMQSDLGLKVVKTSLDEELEYAMKIRLQKVLLDVDNYLWLTNWAIIHKEDKQIVGFIMIKGCPNENGEVIVGYGIDENYRRKGYATEALRGLTQWIFKDSKALFVIADTEKTNIASHKVLQNVGAQKYKEADELVWWRVQRQK from the coding sequence ATGAATTGTGAATTAATTAAGGAAAATGGAACTAAAGATATAATAGAAGTAGACTCAAGGTTATCAACAGAAAGGTTAATATTATTACCATTATATCCACATCAACTTGCATTAGCTGTGGATGATTATTCAAAAATGCAAAGTGACTTAGGACTAAAAGTTGTAAAAACATCTCTTGATGAAGAGCTGGAATATGCGATGAAGATAAGGTTACAGAAGGTATTATTAGATGTTGATAATTACTTATGGTTAACCAATTGGGCTATAATTCATAAAGAAGACAAGCAGATAGTAGGTTTTATCATGATTAAGGGATGCCCCAATGAAAATGGTGAAGTAATTGTTGGATACGGTATTGATGAGAACTATAGAAGAAAAGGATATGCTACTGAAGCATTGCGAGGATTAACTCAATGGATTTTTAAAGATTCAAAAGCACTTTTTGTGATTGCAGATACGGAGAAGACTAATATAGCATCTCACAAGGTATTACAAAACGTGGGTGCTCAGAAATATAAGGAAGCTGATGAGTTAGTATGGTGGAGAGTCCAGAGACAAAAATAA
- a CDS encoding NUDIX hydrolase has protein sequence MNSKSTTCKKPVNINGAGVLLIDKDGKVLLQLRTDSNSWGIPGGCVNVGESLQDAAKREVYEETALIVDDLQLFNIYSGEKQHWIYPDGNEVYIINTVFISNSFHGIMKADEVESKELKFFNINNIPTEIIPTNVPILEDLKSRINN, from the coding sequence ATGAATTCAAAAAGTACAACTTGCAAGAAACCTGTGAATATTAATGGTGCAGGAGTATTACTGATAGATAAAGATGGTAAAGTGTTATTACAACTTAGAACAGATAGTAATTCATGGGGAATTCCTGGTGGTTGTGTTAATGTAGGAGAATCATTACAAGATGCTGCCAAAAGAGAAGTTTATGAAGAAACAGCATTAATAGTTGATGATTTACAACTATTTAATATTTATTCAGGGGAGAAACAACACTGGATTTATCCTGATGGTAATGAAGTATATATTATTAATACTGTATTTATTTCAAATAGTTTTCATGGGATTATGAAGGCAGATGAAGTAGAGAGTAAAGAACTTAAATTTTTTAATATAAATAATATACCAACAGAAATCATTCCAACAAATGTGCCTATTTTAGAAGATTTGAAAAGTAGAATTAATAATTAA
- a CDS encoding HAD family hydrolase, producing the protein MNMAYEYILFDLDGTLTDSGVGIINSVEYALQKCGIEVKDKNELYKFVGPPLTDSFEMYYDFSKEEANTAIKYYREYFREKGMFENLVYDGIEKLLKELKVNNKKLIVATSKAEVFAKQILEHFNIAEYFSYIAGSNLDGTRVKKAEVIKYALESCNIEDLSKTIMVGDREHDIIGAKEVGLKCIGVLYGYGDRSEFEKAGADFIVETVSDVEQVLLG; encoded by the coding sequence ATGAATATGGCATATGAATATATTTTATTTGATTTAGATGGAACCCTGACTGATTCAGGGGTTGGAATAATAAATTCTGTGGAGTATGCTTTACAAAAGTGTGGTATTGAGGTTAAGGATAAAAATGAACTATATAAATTTGTTGGTCCTCCCTTAACAGATTCTTTTGAGATGTATTATGATTTTTCAAAAGAAGAAGCAAATACAGCTATAAAGTATTATCGTGAGTATTTTAGAGAAAAGGGTATGTTTGAAAATCTAGTTTATGATGGGATTGAAAAATTGCTTAAGGAATTAAAAGTTAACAACAAGAAACTTATTGTAGCAACATCTAAGGCGGAAGTATTTGCAAAACAAATCTTAGAACATTTTAATATTGCAGAATATTTTTCATACATTGCAGGTAGCAATCTTGATGGGACAAGAGTTAAAAAGGCTGAGGTTATTAAATATGCTTTAGAAAGTTGCAATATTGAGGATTTATCAAAAACTATAATGGTTGGAGATAGAGAGCATGATATTATTGGTGCTAAAGAGGTAGGTTTAAAATGTATTGGTGTTTTGTATGGCTATGGAGATAGAAGTGAGTTTGAAAAGGCTGGTGCAGACTTTATTGTTGAGACGGTTTCAGATGTGGAGCAAGTTCTATTAGGATAG
- a CDS encoding polysaccharide deacetylase family protein, whose amino-acid sequence MNIFMRFPEGRAKALTLSYDDGVEQDIKLIDIMNKYGLKGTFNLNSGAYADEGTVYPEGHIHRRMTEKQVTELYKNSGHEVAVHALTHAFLDQLPTHVAIKEILEDRENLEKQFGTMVRGAAYPYGTMSDEVVEALKLCGIVYSRTVVSTNDFRIPRDWLRLAATCHHNSPELQNLAKRFVEDKIEWTPYLFYLWGHSYEFEENNNWNLIEDFAKYVGNRDDIWYATNIEIYDYIDAYNRLIFSADGKCVKNPSSRKIWFQYSEKLVEIEAGAMIEI is encoded by the coding sequence ATGAATATTTTTATGAGATTTCCAGAGGGACGAGCAAAGGCACTTACATTAAGCTATGATGATGGAGTGGAACAGGATATAAAGCTTATAGATATTATGAATAAGTATGGTTTAAAGGGTACTTTCAATTTAAATAGTGGAGCATATGCTGATGAAGGGACAGTCTATCCAGAAGGACACATTCATCGTAGAATGACTGAAAAGCAAGTTACAGAACTATATAAGAATTCAGGACATGAAGTTGCAGTACATGCTTTAACGCATGCGTTTCTGGATCAATTACCTACACATGTGGCCATTAAAGAAATATTGGAAGATAGGGAGAACCTTGAAAAGCAGTTTGGAACTATGGTTCGTGGAGCAGCATATCCATATGGTACTATGAGTGATGAAGTTGTTGAAGCACTTAAACTTTGTGGCATAGTATATTCAAGAACAGTAGTATCAACAAATGATTTTAGAATTCCTAGGGATTGGCTTAGATTAGCAGCAACCTGCCATCATAATTCACCTGAACTTCAGAACTTAGCAAAAAGGTTTGTTGAGGACAAGATAGAATGGACACCATATCTATTTTATTTATGGGGACATAGTTATGAATTTGAGGAAAACAATAACTGGAATTTAATTGAGGATTTTGCTAAGTACGTAGGAAATAGAGATGATATTTGGTATGCAACAAACATAGAGATATATGATTATATTGATGCTTATAACAGATTAATATTTAGTGCGGATGGTAAATGTGTAAAGAATCCATCTAGCAGAAAGATTTGGTTCCAATATTCAGAGAAGCTTGTTGAAATTGAAGCAGGTGCAATGATAGAGATTTAA
- the def gene encoding peptide deformylase has protein sequence MALRQLRFSDDEILRKKSRVVEVVDDRIRQILNDMADTMYNTENGAGLAAPQVGILKRLVVIDMGQGLIKLVNPKIISEEGSQEVIEGCLSAPGIWGKLTRPAKVTIQALNENGEEITLTGAGDLAKCFCHEIDHLDGVLFTDLVTEYIK, from the coding sequence ATGGCATTGAGACAGCTTAGATTTTCTGATGATGAAATATTGAGAAAAAAGAGTAGAGTTGTTGAAGTGGTTGACGATAGAATAAGGCAGATACTAAATGATATGGCAGATACTATGTATAATACTGAAAATGGTGCAGGATTAGCAGCACCACAAGTTGGTATATTGAAAAGATTAGTTGTAATTGATATGGGACAGGGACTAATAAAGTTAGTAAATCCTAAAATAATTAGTGAGGAAGGAAGTCAAGAAGTGATAGAAGGCTGTTTGAGTGCACCAGGCATTTGGGGTAAATTAACAAGACCTGCTAAAGTAACAATACAAGCATTAAATGAAAATGGTGAAGAAATTACATTGACAGGAGCAGGCGATTTAGCAAAATGCTTTTGCCATGAGATAGATCATTTAGATGGAGTGCTTTTCACAGATTTGGTTACTGAATATATAAAGTAG
- a CDS encoding aromatic acid exporter family protein — MKNLIGFRILKTAVGASLAIIIAQGMGLKYAVAAGIITILSVQNTKKTSIKLALQRIESTALALLIASILFFILGYNPITFGLYLVIFIPITVFLKITDGIVVSSVLVTHLLAEKSISLFWVRNEFLLMAVGAGIAILLNIYMPKIENEIKETQQDIEEHMRSILFQMAQSLRKQSVNVEEEALFNELEVKLKQGNESAYRHLNNYIINDTKYYVQYMEMRTLQYEILKYMRSHFIKFYMTFEQTEIVAAFTEKVALDFGEYNTAEELLRELNEIVNIFKKQELPKTREEFENRAMLFQFLNDMETLLELKKSFSKKFKVS, encoded by the coding sequence ATGAAGAATTTAATTGGATTTAGAATATTAAAAACAGCAGTAGGAGCATCACTTGCCATAATTATTGCTCAAGGTATGGGATTAAAGTATGCAGTAGCAGCAGGAATTATAACAATTCTAAGTGTTCAAAACACTAAAAAGACTTCTATAAAGTTAGCTTTGCAGAGAATTGAATCTACAGCGTTAGCCTTATTAATTGCGAGTATATTATTTTTTATACTGGGCTATAATCCAATTACTTTTGGGCTGTATTTAGTGATTTTTATTCCTATTACTGTATTTTTGAAAATTACAGATGGAATTGTAGTAAGTTCTGTTTTGGTAACGCATTTATTAGCAGAGAAGTCAATATCTTTGTTTTGGGTAAGAAATGAGTTTTTGCTTATGGCAGTTGGTGCAGGGATTGCTATACTATTAAATATATACATGCCTAAAATAGAAAATGAGATTAAAGAAACTCAACAAGATATTGAGGAACATATGAGAAGCATTTTATTTCAGATGGCACAAAGTTTGAGAAAGCAATCAGTTAATGTGGAAGAAGAAGCTTTATTTAATGAATTAGAAGTTAAATTGAAGCAAGGCAATGAGAGTGCATATAGGCATTTGAACAATTATATTATTAATGATACGAAATATTATGTTCAATATATGGAGATGAGGACTTTACAATATGAGATATTAAAATATATGAGAAGTCATTTTATTAAATTTTACATGACTTTTGAGCAGACAGAGATAGTTGCAGCATTTACAGAAAAGGTAGCATTAGATTTTGGTGAATATAATACTGCAGAAGAGCTCTTGCGGGAGTTAAATGAAATTGTAAATATATTTAAAAAGCAAGAACTACCTAAAACAAGAGAAGAATTTGAAAACAGAGCAATGCTTTTTCAGTTTTTAAATGACATGGAGACTCTTTTAGAGTTAAAAAAGAGTTTTAGTAAGAAGTTCAAGGTTAGTTAA
- a CDS encoding alpha/beta fold hydrolase: MNSENLERKIVDVNGLKMSYIQLGDPTSKKSIVIIHGSTFNALGMVPYGRLYANKGYNVVLVDTPGHYGDLAQSKSVFSELTDSVAEFMKVLIKEGKLNSKSIVQGWSLGGSIAYDIAIRYGDIVECIGSVDGSSNWNNLDLGHITDYDNKIEALTAFLNNLKSSNVSQEVVDRLASELPLTTASPEACNNDFAIDKVLNVDSGLPHINIPVYAFYGSVDTLTTLEKQKEIMSNLKHGKLFVGEGYGHMAVIEDPEYVFNAFNEMMLE; this comes from the coding sequence ATGAATTCAGAAAATTTAGAAAGGAAAATAGTTGATGTAAATGGACTTAAAATGTCGTACATTCAATTAGGTGATCCAACATCAAAAAAATCTATTGTTATAATTCACGGTTCTACATTTAATGCCTTAGGAATGGTTCCATATGGAAGACTTTATGCTAATAAAGGATATAATGTAGTATTAGTAGATACCCCTGGCCACTATGGAGATTTAGCACAATCTAAATCAGTTTTTTCAGAACTAACAGATAGTGTTGCTGAGTTCATGAAGGTACTCATTAAAGAAGGTAAACTCAATAGCAAGTCAATTGTTCAAGGGTGGTCCTTAGGTGGCTCCATTGCCTATGATATTGCAATAAGATATGGTGATATTGTTGAATGTATAGGAAGTGTTGATGGTTCTTCAAATTGGAATAATCTAGACTTAGGTCATATAACAGATTATGATAATAAGATAGAAGCTTTAACTGCATTTCTTAATAATCTAAAAAGCTCTAATGTATCACAAGAAGTTGTAGATAGACTTGCAAGTGAATTGCCACTGACAACAGCATCACCAGAGGCCTGTAACAATGATTTTGCCATAGATAAAGTTTTAAATGTCGACTCTGGTTTACCTCACATTAATATTCCAGTATACGCTTTTTATGGTTCTGTAGACACATTAACAACCCTTGAAAAGCAAAAAGAAATTATGTCTAATCTAAAACATGGAAAATTATTTGTAGGAGAAGGCTATGGTCATATGGCAGTTATAGAAGATCCTGAATACGTATTTAATGCATTTAATGAAATGATGCTTGAATAA